ATATAATTCCTTTCACCCATTCTCTTGTTCAGCCTATTTTATTGTATTAAAATTGCAAAATGGCTTTATGTAATGTCTGGCCATCCAGACATTACATAGGCTAGATCTGAGGATTTTTGCCATGTGTTTGTGCTCCTGTCAGGGTGTATGTAACTTGAATCAGGGCTTTTCAAGGAGACCCCAGGTGTCTGTTAATGatcacctccagcctccaccccccaaccccccccccccaccccccacccccctccacacttAACCTCCCGGCCAGTTACTCATTTTCCAGCCCAATCCTGCAACCCTCAAACAGCAGcctggagtgtgtatgtgtctgtgtgctgctctgcctgtatgtgcctgtgtgtgtgtgctgccttgcctgtgtgtgcctgtgtgtgtgtgctgccttgcctgtgtgtgcctgtgtgtgtgtgctgccttgcctgtgtgtgcctgtgtgtgtgtgtgctgccttgcctgtgtgtgcctgtgtgtgtctgctgactTGCCTGTGAGATATGACACTCACGCACACCCTGTTGTTCTGACTCAGGCCCAATCCTGCAATAAGACGCTAATGACCAAGGATGTTTGCGGTGCTGAGCCAGGATTAGGGCATAATTAATGGGACCGTAAGCAGTGGAGCGAGACCCAGGCTCTGTTTTAGACCCTAAGTACTTTCTCTCTCCGtggggagaaatggagggacTTTTATTAAGGTTTTAGCAACACCAGATGTCTACAACAAAAACTGAACTCCACCAGAGGGTCCATCTGGGGCCAAAAGGACGGCAGCAAGTCTGTCCGGCTTCAGAAACGACCGCTCGACCTTTCGATGGATCCCAATATTTCCTTTAAAAAGTTAcatggtttatttttcttttttgtagatttttttctttgttttcttctttcattttGAACGTTTTTGCTGATGCAGCTCAGACTTGTCCAGGACCTGGTGTGAAATAACACCCAGTATTCTGCTAACTCTGCAGTGGAACACAAAACGGTCACTTAGGAAGATCTCTTAAACTGCCAAGTCCAAACACATGCTCCCAAGTGGCCAAAAAATACAGCAGAGTAATATTTAGTTAATGTTAACTGCCATATCTATAATTATACTTTCATTCGAGGGAACCAGGATGACGCTCATCCTTGGAAATATTGAATATTTTCAAAAGATTTCCTCAGGATATTAGCGGGACAATAATGAGTTGATTGTGCTATCTGATAATTTCACAAATGGAACAGTAGAATGTGGGATTACCATACAATCAGCCTGATAAAGAAGTCCCTGTATCGTCCCTCATTTCTATAACTGAGACCTATTGTATCCATACAAGGGAAGGTGGGAAATCGATGCATTTTTTGCCCTTCACAACGGAGAAATACTTTGCCTCGTAATGTTTTAATCAATTCCAACCCTTTGATTGGTTTCTTATTTGACTGCTTTGATGCATGTTTTGGCATGGTACAGTGAATAAAACCTCCCAGCTCTGAGACATATCAGCCCATCAGCACCAGTTAGCCGTCAGCCTTCTGACGCTTGCCAGGACGCCGCTAGCACGCCGAGCGCTGCACTCATGACCATGGGAACCCTCTGAACTCTGAAAAACCTACCAAGCCAAATGATGCAAACTAGCTGTCTCGAAAAACTGGAGAACTTCTTgttctcccaggacacagcatGTTAGCAGAAGACTTTCGCTCCATGATCCTATTTaatctttttacatttttattaatGGAATTGACCCATACTAGCATCCACCGTATTAATCGGTCCCTTTCCCTGATTAAGCAACTATTCAGTATTTCTtgatggattgtaattctataCCTGTATCGCCCCCAAGTGTTAAAATACTGTAAGGACATCCTCTAAACCTGCTCCAGTTATGTTGTACTTGATCAGCATGAATGTTATTCACTTCAGCACTTGTGACTGGTTGTTGGTAGAGGTATTTTTGTCTACTTCATGGTCTGAAAAAAGTTCTACTTTAGCAAATGACGTATCTAAAGACTTCCAACAGGGCTACTTTGTCTGATCTTGTTCTACTTTGTTCTGGATGAATCTACTCTATCTAGTATGATCCTGTTTGTCTAATGCCACTGTTTGTGTGACCTGTGCCTCCAGGTCTGTGCAGCTGAATGGAGAACGCCTTCTGATGGTGGACAACGACACGTTCCCCGAGTTGAAGCCCAGGACGTTGAGGGCCGGTCGCACGATAGCCATGCCCCCCATGACCATAGGCTTCTACGTCATCAAGAACATCAACGCATACGCCTGCAAGAGATAATACTGACCCCTGAACCCCCGACTCTGACCCCTACTCACCTTCAACACACAGTTATacagacccctgacctctgaactATGACCCGTCCACACCTGATCCCTGACACCTGAGCTAgatcctctttccttctctgatCCTCGTACCATGCTCACCCTCCCCTTTTTAAATAtgtttcctgtctcctcccttaGCTTAACAAACTCCTCCacggtagagcagagtagagcagagttgaTCCCTGATCCTTCTTCCAGTCCAAGAAAGGCTTGCCCTTCGTACATGAACAAGGGTTGCACTGAAAACCTTTCactgttcctcctcttcatcatctctGCTCGTCCTCTTCGtaacccctgctcctcctcttcatcacccctgcccctcctcttcatcacccctgcccctcctcttcatcacccctgctcctcctcttcatcacccctcctcttcatcacccctgcccctcctcttcatcacccctgttcctcctcttcattACCACtatccctcctcttcatcacccctgcccctcctcttcatcacccctgcccctcctcttcattacccctgcccctcctcttcatcacccctgcccctcctcttcatcagcgCTGCCCCTCATCTTCatcacccctgcccctcctcttcatcacccctgcccctcctcttcatcacccctgcccctcctcttcatcGCTGTGCTGCAGTACGCCCTCTTGCTGTGACGGAGATACTGTACTGTTGCGTGCTTCGTGCTTTTTGTTGTGACAGAAACGGATGGTCTGGAGGCTGTGTTCATCGCTAAACATCTTTGATCATCCCTGGGTCTTCCAATGGCCAGTTCCGAGTCTGCCAAGAACATTCTGTCCTTCCTGGCCTCCTAACATTCGTTCCTGTTATTGAATTTGTCAAggtgcaggaagagaggagaacctgTAAACCAAAACAACACTGGTTGACCCAATCTTCTCCAGACAACCCACAgagctctgagtgtgtgtgtgtgtgtttgtgtgtgtgtgtgaccttgtgtgttgtgtgcctttgtgtgtgtttatgcatctgtgcatgtacatgcatgtgtggttgtatgtgtgtgtgcatgtgtgtattataAATGTCTGTACCTGTGTGAACGGCtacagtgaggaaaaaaaaacatcaatacAAACATAGAAACCCATGGATTTGTAATTGTTGTTCAGACATGGTCAGATATTATGGTCAGATATTTTGGTCAACCTTCAAACATCAAAAGCCTCTCTGCGGACCATCTCCTGTGTCCAGATCTCCCCTATGCTGCTAGCTTTTTTGATGAATACTATCAATGTTTGACATCTTTTGTACAGATTTTCCCTAGCCAGTATAACTTCTATGTAATGTACATATGAGACGTTAAATTTGAAAAATGCGTGATTGCGGTGTTTACCTTGGCtatgtatactgtatacacataATTTAAGTGAGTTTCTATGTGTTGGTTATTGTTTCTAGTGCTGTGGAAACAACAATGACTTCAATtgtacccccccctctccttcaccccatGTGAACGACTCTCAGTTCAAACCCAAAACCAGACCTTGAAGTTTAGTCATTTAGTGTTCTTTACATGTATACACATTCTTCAATTTTACCATTGTAATGTCATGGGATACTGTTCAATATATGACTGTGTCCTAAAATGACTCTGCTTTTATAGCCACAGTCTCTTTGTGTTCAAACAACTTAATTGTATTCATTTTGCAGCCATTGATCTGTTGCAGTGACTTCTTTATCCACGTGGTGAAGAGAGACCTGGGTGGGTTGAGGCATTGATGGGACAGGTTGTTGCCATATTGCTTTGTCCCATCCAGTCCTTTCTGATCAGTGGTCAGTGTTCATGAAGGGGGAACAGGGGGAAAGGCTGTGTCTGTGAAATAGCTGTAGAGTACAAAGAGGACTGTGGTGGTTTCAATCCTGGGTGGTTTCTGTCCGTGAATCTTAGATGATTATAACGTTCATCTTTCTCCTCAGAATGTGTCCATTGTTCTTGTAGAGGTGTTCATATTTCCTGTTTGTTAAGAGAGCAATATTTTATTCTGTATAGTGTGCAATCGAGATCGCATattatttttttgaaaaagaAATTATTTACACTGATAATAAAATGAACGTAAAAGACGAAATTGCAAAGCTTTGGTATTTGTGTTATTATTCTGCTTAGCTTTTGTCCTTTAAACAAAGGCTTCCTTGTGTGTACAGTAGCCAGTAATCTAACCTAAAACAGCTGATTCAAGTCCTTAATAACTGTGTGCCACAACAAGCAAAGTAAGCCTCACTGGCAGGAACTGTTTCCACCAGTCTCGTGTTCGGCTCCACTTCAGGACAGTCATGAGATATGAGGATAAACTGGTTTCACAGGATAATCCAAAGGACTCCAACACACTCGGATCTTTTGTTTAAACATTTGATTTATTCACAATTCATGTACAACTGGTAAATTATTTCAACACACTAAAAGTTCattattattaattggcaggtaggcaggctggCTAACAGACTGGTTGGCTGGGTGACTGACAGACTGGTTGGCTGGGTGACTGACAGACTGGTTGGCTGGGTGACTGACAGACTGGTTGGCTGggtgactgacagactgacagactggttggctgggtgactgacagactggttggctgggtgactgacagactgacagactggaAGTATGGCTGGTTAGTGGGCTTCTGTATAGTTATATACAATTGGTGAATGTGTTTGATTAAATAAGTTCTATTAAATCCGTTGGATCCACAGCAGACCCCATGATCTGGAGGGGCTAGACTGAAGACCATGACAGGAAGTGGAACATGAGgagaaaaaagaagacaaaAGCCTGGTCTTGATTTAAACCTGCCCCTGTGccacagagagaatgaggaatgaccagtgacagagggaggaattcagaacatcctcctcttcatcgtcATCCTCTTCTGTCTTTATTTGCCCCAGGGTGAAGGCACCCAGAGGATCGGCTGACACATGATCAAAGTGAGCCTGGATGAACCTCTCATCCATATTGGAACGgtcacaaagagaaagagagagagagggatgctgtTGGCTTGACAGCCAGGGGttatatactcacacacacacacacactcccacacacacgttaacccCAGATGTCAAGGCAGCTGCAGTCAGACTTAGTTCAGAGAAGCAACAAAGAGGGTCAGACCAGATCTGGCCataccagaccagaccaaaccAAACCAAACCAGACAGACAAGATCAGACCAGGCCACACCAGACCATACCACGACACCAGACCTGACCCAACCAGACCAATCCGACCGGGCtgggccagaccagaccagaccgaCCAGGCCAGGCCTTGTAAGGTGGATACAGAGATGTTTTGCTTAAGAGGGATTATACAATACCACCTTGTGTAATACTGATAATAAAGCACACTGTACAGTGCATAGCATTGTGTTCTATGAATCACTTTCAAGACCTCCTCAAAAGCTACGAACTGAAGCACTACAAGTTCAGCAGAACCGGATgagtgcttcccccccccccccccccccccgttgcgGTCGCCAAATCCTTGAAATTGATTTTTCTTTCTGCATGAATACCAGAGGTTGTGTCCAACAACAAGCCTGGTGAATTTATTCTCCTTTATTACATATGGTTCATCTTAAACGGGCCATTTTGGTTCACTTAACCAGAGCCCCAGACTCGTTCACACTCTGTGTTTATGACCCAGTCCAGCGTGTTCTGCCCTGGAGGCTGGGATGCATCTTCTCCAGACCACGCCTCCATCATCAAAGACATTCAATTCAGGGACATTTGTTTGTGGAAACTAAGTGACGCTTCCCCCAaaaacagaggcacacacacacacacacactagtgtggagacatacactcacactgtaagtacgcacacatgcatacgcacccacacacacacacacacacgtgtcaatACATACACTAAAACAGTGCCTACACACAAgcccaaacaaatacacacacacttgtggatATATGCACTCCCAAGTgcgtaaacacacaccacacatttgAGGACATAGACATGGTTGGGATAGGAAACAGCCAGAATGGACACTGCACTGGTCTTTCTCAAACTAAACAACTTCAGAAGGATGTCATAGTTAGTTTGACTAAAAGTCTAAGGAGCAGCTGTGCGTGCCTGATACAAACGTTCAGGGTATGACTGACAAAAGCAATCGTTTTAGTACAACACAGCCACAAAAACACACCATGTGAAATCACATGGAAACGGGTCTTACCCAAACAGAATCTCATAGCTGGATGAATCAAGGACACACAAGCATTTCTAAAAACAACAGGGTCCTGAAGTAGTAATAGAAGTCCATCTTCAACCgtgatccacccccccccccccccaccaacggTCAAAATGTAAGGCTCGTCGTTGGACCACACCAAGGTCCTACCAGGTCTGGCATGGTGTCTTCCACAGACAGCCTAGCATTCCCATGCAAATTACCACGACAAATGTATACTTAATCATACAAAGTAAACATAAGAAAATGGACGCTTTATTACATGGTAATAATCAATTGTCAATTGACAACAAAAGGCTGATGCAACCTGCTACCCAGACCGCTACACAAGTAGGGAGTGTGAAAACAGTACCACACTGTGGAAACATGCTGAAGTCGTTGTCAGTAGCCAGGAGCTTATCACTTCCACATCATCTGACTTTTAGTTTTCTACAGGAACAGCTCTGTTTGGCCAAGGGGTAGTTTCCTGTAAACCGGTACCTTGTCATAATAACTCCAGAGTACGTCTTTCTCCGacaaagtgtctgtgtgtgttcaggttagCGGGAGACTGCATTGTATCAGGGTATCTTTGCGTGACAGAGACTCTTTAGCTACGTTGGATGAAACCAGACCCTTCCCAACACTGTTTATGCTCAGAAAACCAGTCTGAAACATGCACGACCCCCTTAGCCATGCACTGTCTGACCAAGGGGATTTAGTCATGTTTATTCTGTGTATACAGTAGTCAGTTTGAATAAGGCTTTCATGAATGTCGGCTTGTCTGGAAAGCTATGGCCTAGATTAGACTGCCTTAACAATGCAGGGACTCCCAGCCGGTTGGACAAGTCTGACCAAAGCAAGGTTAATAAAACCTAAATATTTATGTTACATTGGTGCTTGGAAAACAGAGAGCTTTCTTTGCTATGGCATATGCAAACAGAGTTGTGTTATGCCTGAGGACAAACATACTAAGCAAGCATGTTCTCTAAGTATCCTGCATGGATAATACAGATTTGTCTTGGTCATTAAGTGATATCCTTTAGAAGATCCACTTAAACGAAAACTGCCATTCAAGATTTCCCCCAAGGCCTTACtgatgacagagagacatatgtccgatgtgtctgtgtgtggctgtgtagtgtgtgtgtgtgcatgcatgtgtgcctctgtgtgtgtgtgtgtgtgtgtgtgtgtgtgtgtgtatgtttgtcaatggttttgtgtggctgtgtatgtctcttgatgtgtgtgttccctaGTTATCAATTTTTTTTATCTAAAAACTTTAATTAAGGCAATCCTTCAAGGCATAGCATACAGTTAATACAAACTATTAAATTGTTCTTTGCGCAATAGGAAGGCATAACCTATTTCATGTGATAACGGACCTTAACAAGCCTATTCATTATTGAACACAAGGCACCACAACCCCAATTACACAACTGCCATGAGCTAGACTGCATTCTTTAAATGCCAAATCGTTAGCTAAAAACCTGTGTCAGAGTCATGAGTCCTGGTTTACACACCGGCACATGACCTCAGCTCTCAGTCGTTTCCCTGTTCGGGGCCGTAGCCCTCCACCGTCAGTACAGTCCGCTGAACACCGATCGAGAAACAGTTTAGCAGTAAACCTAGATAAAGAGTAGTGGGGCAGGACAGACCTCAAGCTGGTTTGAGATCAGGTTTAGAGGGCGACCTCTCCCGGAGGCGCCTTCTTATTATCCAGGCATGCAGCTTCCGTGTCCAGCTGGGGCTGCGATTGTCACATGATGCAGAGAATAGGAGAAACTTTCTATCACGGAAGCATAATAAAACAGTAGCAGAGATGTCCGTAGGATGAACCAAGGTGTTAAAACATCGTATGTCCAACGTTGGACGACACACGGCAGTTGGATAAACACTGAAAGAAAGCATGAGCTAAGTAAGTTTTCATTTATCAACGACCCCTTTCTTTACAGCAAATTGCATTGTCTGAACTGCACAGTATAAAGACTAAAACATTTTCGGACCTGCCTCAGTCTGGTGGTCCCTAAACACAACCCGCAGAATGTGATCTTTGGCTTGCCAAGTATGTGAGGcagattttttttgtatttcccACGCATCGTAACGCGACCACACAACACTGTCCGTTTTGGGGAGGATTAAGGCGACGCTGGAAACGtcattatttatgtatttttgtttCTGACTGGTTTGTTTAACCCAAGTCATCCTTCAACAGTACGGAGAGGTTTGGCTGAGCGTCTTTTTGGAAATATATCTGCCGCGGGGATGGTCTCTGTGATTTGGACACGGTAACAACGTATAGCTACACCGCacgctgccacacacaccagccaacaCACCGCCACACTGCTACCGGGGCACAGATGAAGTGCCTGTTGATCGCAAGCGAGACCGCCGAGGTTCTGTTTCATTGGACCGACAAGGAGTACGAACTGAACCTGCAGGAACAGTATGGGGCGTTccaagaagagggggagagggtgaggaatgATGATTGGAATGCTAATTGCATGGATGCATTGGATAATGGATGGATGATTGTCCTGCTCATAAGTTACACTGGCAGAAATATGGCAACGGTGGGGTATTCTCATCAACAGAATTGGCCCAGAGTAGTAAGCTTGTTCAGCACAATATAATTAGTTCAGCACTAATCCCTATGTTTCCCTTTACTCTCCTCTGCCTGCACGCGTGTGCCTCTTCAGCCCCCAGCCTTTGAGGACAGTATCAACACGTTGTTTGCGCCCATCATCATCTCCTGTAGCACCATGGTGGACAGACTGGGAGACAGCTACACCTGCTTTAGCACTGAGAACAACCACACTTACGTACTGCACcaggtaaacacgcacacacacacgcacacacacatataaagttGCAGACACATACTTAAGCTTACCCATGCATACAAGTATCACACACCAAAGGTCCCTTAGATAAAACAGTAAAAGGACAGTGTTGTCTTCCTACTCGCCCAGATTCAGAGAAAGCCTCCCTCGTGAATCGTCACTCAGGTCATGTGATCCTGAACCAACCTTTAAGTGGAAGAATCTTGTGTTTTACTGCATGACCATGACCATAGTCACATAACCTGGCTCCATTCCATTCTTAGTGTTTGTGGCTCAGTCCTGTTCCCCCCTCTGGGACCCCGGTCACAGTGTAGCCAACCCTCAAAGCAGTGTGACCTAATCTTACCTAATGACATTAGGTAAGATTAGGCTCATGTTACCTGTTAGTAAAGGCAGTGGTCAAAACTATGGACATGTTTCCAAACACATTGATCAACTGCATGGGATCTGAATCCTAAATACACTGGCCCAAGATAACGCAAAGTATAGTAGTATTGTAGTCTGTGTATAAATAATTCCATAAAGTAAATGTTCTACGATAAGTAGGGTTTGCACACCAAACTACAGTTAGCATGGCTAGGGTAGATAAGTTGATACAGTTGGTTGATTGATTGATGGATTGATTTATCGactgtccttctctctgtgtcagttTGACGAGTGCCTGTACATCGCTGTGAACggtgatggggaggagggagagaatcatCTGAAGAGGAAGATCTATGTCATGAAGAAGATGATCGACGTGCTCTTCGGCATGGTCACACTCAGTAGCACCCTCCTCAGGAAAGAGTATGTACTGCTTAGCCCAGCCTTGACAAAAAACTTAACTGAGtttcccccagcctcaccatagcctctctctagcctctccaTAGATTCTCTCAGGTCTCTCCTTACCCTCATCCCAGCCTCTCCATGTCCTTAGCCCAGCTTCTCCATATCCTTACCCtagcctctctctatccttaccctctctctatccttaccCTAGCCTCTCACTGTCCTTACCCCAGCATCTTCCTATCCTTACACCAGCCTCTCCCTATCCTTATCCCAGCCTCTCTTTATCCGTACCCCTTTCTCAGCCTATTCCTCTGCATCTCCCCCCAGGCTGCGCCCCCAGGACACGGAGCAGAGGACCAGGCTGTGGAAGCAGCTGCAGAGCCTGCTGGAGACCTACAGCCGCCTGCGCGAGAAGGACCAGAGCTTCCTGGTGGAGGTATTGGAGAACAGCCAGTCAGCCGGCCATTTTGTcagtcagctagccagccagccagccagtcagtcttaATCTACAGTACAGCACTATATTGGCGCACACATCTCTTTAGTAAAATGCAGGAGCCATCCTAGACTGTTCCAGTCCCAATACACAACTCTCCCCTGTtacaccctctcttctcccccctactcctgcccaccccccgccccctggtCCAGGCGGTGGAAAGACTGATCCACCCCACCCTGTGTGAGCAGTGTATTGAGTTCCTGGAACGTCGCCTGGTCCAGCAGATCAACACCAgtgtggagagggctggagaggaggtgcTGCATGCCTTCATACTGGTGCACACAAAGCTACTAGCCTTTTACTCCAGGTAGTTTGCATACCTTGCAACTAGCGCTCTAGTCCATGTAATAAGCATACCTAGCTACTAGCCTTCTACTCCAGGTAGAGTTAGCATACCTAGCTATTAGCATTCTATTCCAGGTATAGTTAGCATACCTAGCTATTAGCATTCAACAATGGGTAGTGTTAGCATACCTAGTTACTAGCATTTTACTTCAGTAAAAGTTATCATACCTAGCTACTACCCTTTTTTCCATGTTGAGTAGGATTGCTAGACTATTAAACGTATCATGCCAACCACTGATGATCATGACTCACTCTCTATACAagaatagctaggctaacatcGCTACAGGTAGCAGTAGCAAGGCTAGTAACACAATATTCTACTATATAGCTAGCACACTACTTTTAGGTACAAATTCTGTCACCTATttcatctcatccctccatcctctccagtCGTAATGCTAGCAGTCTCACCTCCTCTGACCTCCTGGCCCTCATCGTCATGGTGCAGAACCTGTATCCTAGCAACATCGATCTGGACGACTCAAACCCAGAGGTAGGTGTTCAGCAGGGTCCTCCATCTAGAGTCCGCACttttgtctgtccatctgtccacaCGGGAAATCAGACATAGTCCTTGGATGCTGTTTTCCTGATgattttctatgtgtgtgtgtgtgtgtgtgtgtgtgtgtgtgtgtgtgtgcgcaggatgTGGAGAACACGCCGGAGATCTTCTACACCCCAAAAGCATCCCCCACAGATGGCCAGTCTTCTCCTACAGATTCAGCCAGTTCAGGTAGCTACACTGTTGTGTCACAACCTACCACTGTTGCCACAAATGCCTGCCTGTGTTGTTGGTCAGACCTTCatatcctctctcactctcattctcactctctcactctcttgtattactatctatctgtctctgtctctttgtgtcttcctctctccttctcatcctctcccccatgtctctctgtaCCCAGGCAGGCAAGAAGACAGGAGTACTCctgtgtttgagtttgtggaTCCAGACATACAGGTCAGTTCCTCTGCACTCAGTACTAACATCAAAAGTTCTGTTTAAGGCCTTTCTATTGTAAGCCAGCATCACAAGTTACAGCATGTTGTATTAGGTTGTTTTAATATCATATTGTACTGTGATGTTGGAATACAGTATTGTTTTAATAACCTGTTTTAACATTGTTAGAATGTTTTTTAATAACATGTACTGTGTTCTTTAATAACATATTTTAATGTGATGTTTTAGTAAATGCTGTAATGTGATGTTTTAATAACATCCAGATGGCTGAAGACAGCCTGCAGACCctgcaggcccctccccctgaccccgctACCCCGTGCAGAGTATTCCTGGAGGTCACGCTCAAGGAGGGCTTTTATCCCATGATGCCTCACTCCATGTACTGCCTCCCGCTGTGGCCTGGGATCACTCTGGTTCTTCTCACCAaggtgtaaccccccccccccacacacacacacacacacacacacccacacacacacacatacacactccacaaACACAATGTTTGGAATGTTTTCCAGATATTTCTTGTCAAGCGTTCTGAAGTGTTTTCTTGTTCCATCAAAAGTGGAGAGACACATTTCATCATGCTTCCGTGTCACCTGTCAGATCCCTAACAGCTCCGTGGCCACGTCTGTGTACTCCTTCCTTGATGCCTTTGCCCGGCTGGAGAAGCGTCTGAGCGAGGGCCAGGAGGGCTCAgcagccaccagggggcagcctaCCATCCAGGATCTCCGCAGCAAACTGGACAAGTTTATCAGAGCCCTTGGAACCAGCGACATTCAGGTagagggtggagtgtgtgtctgtgtctgtgtcaggggTGGTGTATGTTTGTAACTGTGTGAGGGGTGGTGTATGTTTGTAACTGTGTGAGGGGTGGTGTATGTTTGTAACTGtgtgaggggtggtgtgtgtgtgtgtctgtttgaggggtggtgtgtgtgcctgtgtgaggggCGGTGTTGGTGCGTACCTGTGTGAGAGGTGGTGTCTGtgtaaggggtgtgtgtgtgtgtggggggggggggggtgtggtcgAGTAAGGGTGTGGGGTTATGTGCCTTGGTCTGTATGCTtggaagtttgtgtgtgtgacatgtcgTCTTTCAAGCCGTCTGCATCCTTTGTCCCAGACGTCACATCTGCAGAGTGTGTGGACGGAATTCAAGAACAAAGCCTTCACCAGAGCAGGGACTGGCTTCACCAAGGAGTGAGTCTCACGCTGCCACCtgctgggcaggggggggcaccAGTGCACCCATAACGTGACAGCATTCAGACCATGTAATATGAATTCACTTGATAGATTGTCCTTTCAAAACGGGTATCTTTGTTCGAAATGTTCCATTATAGTTTTGGAGACGCAATGTGTATTTCTCTGTTAAtatcctgtgcgtgtgtgtgtgtgttccagtctcCTGCCCTGGTGTCGCAGCATGAAGACCCAGCTGTGTGCCGTCTACAGACAGTGCTTCATCacggacggaggaggaggaggaggaggagggccgcagcgcctctctcctcacctgcagGAGCGAGCTCTCACCATGGTCCAGTAAGAAAACCTTCTTTACCAGCACAGGGATCAGAAAACCAGGCTTGGTTCCCTACTAGCAGAGGGTCCAGAGGCTGGTTCTCTCCAGTGCCATGCTCAAGCCCAGGCTTGTAGCAGTCTCACTCAACACTACTTGAACCTG
This DNA window, taken from Osmerus eperlanus chromosome 6, fOsmEpe2.1, whole genome shotgun sequence, encodes the following:
- the hps1 gene encoding Hermansky-Pudlak syndrome 1 protein, with product MKCLLIASETAEVLFHWTDKEYELNLQEQYGAFQEEGERPPAFEDSINTLFAPIIISCSTMVDRLGDSYTCFSTENNHTYVLHQFDECLYIAVNGDGEEGENHLKRKIYVMKKMIDVLFGMVTLSSTLLRKELRPQDTEQRTRLWKQLQSLLETYSRLREKDQSFLVEAVERLIHPTLCEQCIEFLERRLVQQINTSVERAGEEVLHAFILVHTKLLAFYSSRNASSLTSSDLLALIVMVQNLYPSNIDLDDSNPEDVENTPEIFYTPKASPTDGQSSPTDSASSGRQEDRSTPVFEFVDPDIQMAEDSLQTLQAPPPDPATPCRVFLEVTLKEGFYPMMPHSMYCLPLWPGITLVLLTKIPNSSVATSVYSFLDAFARLEKRLSEGQEGSAATRGQPTIQDLRSKLDKFIRALGTSDIQTSHLQSVWTEFKNKAFTRAGTGFTKDLLPWCRSMKTQLCAVYRQCFITDGGGGGGGGPQRLSPHLQERALTMVQEKLMDWKDFLLVKSKRNITMVSYLEEFPGLVHFIYVDRSAGQMIAPSLNITDRANSELGKGPLAHFIKGKVWSLVDTTRRYLQKGYSTVTLRDGDYYFCYFLWFENESGYKLEVMDLPILSDDSAPIGMLACDYYKKLLRLYSKSHQGEVVKCYELLTVHLGVIPADYILQHCSQLARKLWEPSRIPLL